One part of the Gadus macrocephalus chromosome 8, ASM3116895v1 genome encodes these proteins:
- the prkab2 gene encoding 5'-AMP-activated protein kinase subunit beta-2, translating into MGNTSDRVSADRHGAKAHRSDSGSSHKDQEHSNKLVDSTDDPNIFNTHGSESKVSGEKEFTAPDLEDLVKTGPQARPTVIRWAGGGKDVFIAGSFNNWGTKIPLNKSHNDFVAILDLPEGEHQYKFFVDGQWVHDPSETVVTSQLGTINNLIQVRKSDFEVFDALQVDSLDSSDTTDLSSSPPGPYGQEHYVFKPEERFKAPPILPPHLLQVILNKDTNISCDPALLPEPNHVMLNHLYALSIKDGVMVLSATHRYKKKYVTSLLYKPI; encoded by the exons ATGGGTAACACAAGTGACAGGGTGTCCGCTGACCGCCATGGCGCCAAGGCTCATCGTTCTGACAGTGGCAGCAGCCACAAAGATCAGGAACACAGCAACAAGCTGGTGGACAGCACAGATGATCCCAACATCTTCAATACTCATGGATCAGAGTCAAAG GTGTCTGGGGAGAAGGAGTTCACCGCCCCAGATCTAGAGGACCTGGTCAAGACGGGGCCTCAGGCCAGGCCTACTGTCATCCGCTGGGCTGGGGGAGGCAAGGATGTCTTCATCGCCGGCTCCTTCAACAACTGGGGAACCAAAATCCCCCTCAACAAAAG CCACAATGACTTTGTAGCCATCTTGGACTTGCCAGAAGGAGAGCACCAGTACAAGTTCTTTGTGGATGGACAGTGGGTTCATGACCCTTCAGAG ACTGTGGTCACCAGCCAGCTGGGCACCATCAACAACCTGATCCAGGTGAGGAAGTCCGACTTCGAGGTGTTCGACGCCCTCCAGGTGGACTCCCTGGACAGCTCCGACACTACGG ATCTATCCAGCTCCCCGCCAGGACCTTACGGACAGGAGCACTACGTCTTCAAACCCGAGGAGCGCTTCAAGGCCCCGCCCATCctaccccctcacctcctccaagTCATACTCAACAAGGACACCAACATATCT TGTGACCCCGCACTGCTACCAGAACCAAACCACGTCATGCTGAATCACCTTTACGCCCTGTCAATAAAG GATGGGGTTATGGTGCTAAGTGCCACTCACAGATACAAGAAGAAGTATGTGACCTCACTGCTGTACAAGCCCATCTAA